A genomic segment from Heptranchias perlo isolate sHepPer1 chromosome 18, sHepPer1.hap1, whole genome shotgun sequence encodes:
- the ccdc107 gene encoding coiled-coil domain-containing protein 107 isoform X1: MSMAQQTALALCLFICVFVVIPRLFLGPGGGKEAAARSMGAAHRPPGPGRGQPLNANSQSKSPKGPPNLRMTQMRSVIQKEANGEKTQGRNKGFAFQLMPLYVIGIGVYAVYKLVQIKFNENEKLSNKKNKEVDKKKKNTENQLSELEIRLSQTERMLDSLVKELDPLTSCVDAVAFEQKSEIMTQLQQIRQLMKERQPSNIDEELVPVSENLEEFVQDIEIKTQLSESQAFADNEEELLEDIDPITGKVTASAFCDETESVHSISTEDSEGDSEAFGDLSETRRPMELRRRNKMYEF; encoded by the exons ATGTCGATGGCTCAGCAGACGGCGCTGGCCCTGTGCCTCTTTATTTGTGTTTTTGTGGTGATTCCAAGGCTATTTCTGGGACCTGGCGGAGGGAAGGAAGCCGCGGCGCGGTCAATGGGAGCGGCCCATCGCCCCCCAG GTCCTGGAAGAGGCCAGCCATTGAACGCAAACTCCCAATCAAAAAGTCCCAAAGGACCACCTAATCTCAGGATGACACAGATGAGAAGTGTAATTCAAAAAGAAGCAAATGGTGAGAAGACTCAGGGAAGAAACAAAGGATTTGCTTTCCAGTTAATGCCACTTTATGTGATAGGAATAGGTGTATACGCAGTTTACAAACTTGTGCAG ATTAaattcaatgaaaatgaaaaattaaGTAATAAGAAAAATAAGGAAGttgacaagaagaagaaaaatacAG AAAATCAGCTTTCTGAACTGGAGATACGTTTGTCACAGACAGAGAGAATGCTGGACTCTTTAGTAAAAGAATTAGATCCACTCACCAGCTG TGTCGATGCTGTCGCTTTTGAGCAGAAGAGTGAAATTATGACGCAGCTTCAGCAAATAAGACAGCTGATGAAAGAGAGGCAGCCGTCTAATATTGATG AGGAACTGGTTCCCGTCTCTGAAAATCTCGAAGAATTTGTCCAGGATATTGAGATAAAGACACAACTGAGCGAAAGTCAGGCCTTTGCAGATAATGAGGAAGAGCTGTTAGAGGATATTGATCCAATAACTGGCAAAGTGACTGCATCAGCATTTTGTGATGAGACCGAGTCTGTGCACAGCATCTCCACAGAGGACAGTGAGGGGGATTCTGAAGCCTTTGGGGATTTGTCAGAAACCCGCCGACCCATGGAGTTGAGGAGACGGAACAAAATGTATGAGTTTTGA
- the ccdc107 gene encoding coiled-coil domain-containing protein 107 isoform X2, translating into MYNAMALFPLAKVEVAVLGPGRGQPLNANSQSKSPKGPPNLRMTQMRSVIQKEANGEKTQGRNKGFAFQLMPLYVIGIGVYAVYKLVQIKFNENEKLSNKKNKEVDKKKKNTENQLSELEIRLSQTERMLDSLVKELDPLTSCVDAVAFEQKSEIMTQLQQIRQLMKERQPSNIDEELVPVSENLEEFVQDIEIKTQLSESQAFADNEEELLEDIDPITGKVTASAFCDETESVHSISTEDSEGDSEAFGDLSETRRPMELRRRNKMYEF; encoded by the exons ATGTATAATGCAATG GCTTTATTTCCTCTGGCTAAAGTTGAAGTAGCAGTGCTTG GTCCTGGAAGAGGCCAGCCATTGAACGCAAACTCCCAATCAAAAAGTCCCAAAGGACCACCTAATCTCAGGATGACACAGATGAGAAGTGTAATTCAAAAAGAAGCAAATGGTGAGAAGACTCAGGGAAGAAACAAAGGATTTGCTTTCCAGTTAATGCCACTTTATGTGATAGGAATAGGTGTATACGCAGTTTACAAACTTGTGCAG ATTAaattcaatgaaaatgaaaaattaaGTAATAAGAAAAATAAGGAAGttgacaagaagaagaaaaatacAG AAAATCAGCTTTCTGAACTGGAGATACGTTTGTCACAGACAGAGAGAATGCTGGACTCTTTAGTAAAAGAATTAGATCCACTCACCAGCTG TGTCGATGCTGTCGCTTTTGAGCAGAAGAGTGAAATTATGACGCAGCTTCAGCAAATAAGACAGCTGATGAAAGAGAGGCAGCCGTCTAATATTGATG AGGAACTGGTTCCCGTCTCTGAAAATCTCGAAGAATTTGTCCAGGATATTGAGATAAAGACACAACTGAGCGAAAGTCAGGCCTTTGCAGATAATGAGGAAGAGCTGTTAGAGGATATTGATCCAATAACTGGCAAAGTGACTGCATCAGCATTTTGTGATGAGACCGAGTCTGTGCACAGCATCTCCACAGAGGACAGTGAGGGGGATTCTGAAGCCTTTGGGGATTTGTCAGAAACCCGCCGACCCATGGAGTTGAGGAGACGGAACAAAATGTATGAGTTTTGA
- the ccdc107 gene encoding coiled-coil domain-containing protein 107 isoform X3 — protein sequence MTQMRSVIQKEANGEKTQGRNKGFAFQLMPLYVIGIGVYAVYKLVQIKFNENEKLSNKKNKEVDKKKKNTENQLSELEIRLSQTERMLDSLVKELDPLTSCVDAVAFEQKSEIMTQLQQIRQLMKERQPSNIDEELVPVSENLEEFVQDIEIKTQLSESQAFADNEEELLEDIDPITGKVTASAFCDETESVHSISTEDSEGDSEAFGDLSETRRPMELRRRNKMYEF from the exons ATGACACAGATGAGAAGTGTAATTCAAAAAGAAGCAAATGGTGAGAAGACTCAGGGAAGAAACAAAGGATTTGCTTTCCAGTTAATGCCACTTTATGTGATAGGAATAGGTGTATACGCAGTTTACAAACTTGTGCAG ATTAaattcaatgaaaatgaaaaattaaGTAATAAGAAAAATAAGGAAGttgacaagaagaagaaaaatacAG AAAATCAGCTTTCTGAACTGGAGATACGTTTGTCACAGACAGAGAGAATGCTGGACTCTTTAGTAAAAGAATTAGATCCACTCACCAGCTG TGTCGATGCTGTCGCTTTTGAGCAGAAGAGTGAAATTATGACGCAGCTTCAGCAAATAAGACAGCTGATGAAAGAGAGGCAGCCGTCTAATATTGATG AGGAACTGGTTCCCGTCTCTGAAAATCTCGAAGAATTTGTCCAGGATATTGAGATAAAGACACAACTGAGCGAAAGTCAGGCCTTTGCAGATAATGAGGAAGAGCTGTTAGAGGATATTGATCCAATAACTGGCAAAGTGACTGCATCAGCATTTTGTGATGAGACCGAGTCTGTGCACAGCATCTCCACAGAGGACAGTGAGGGGGATTCTGAAGCCTTTGGGGATTTGTCAGAAACCCGCCGACCCATGGAGTTGAGGAGACGGAACAAAATGTATGAGTTTTGA